A segment of the Streptomyces sp. XD-27 genome:
AGGGAAGGTCACCGGATCGGCGTACGGCCGCACCGACCGGCCCGGCTCAGGCTTCCCGCGCCCCCACGGCGCGCAGCAGGAACGGGAGCAGCTCGTGGATCGCCGCCTCGCCGGAGGAGGTGACGCCGTCCGCGGGCGCCCCGTGTGCGGCGTCGGGGTCAGGAAGAGGCGGCTGACCATGGAGCCGACGACCAGGTCGGCGAGCACATGCGCGTTCTCCAGAGGCGGGATGTCGCCGCGGTCGACGGCGCGGCGCACCACGGTGGCGGCCCGGTCGCGGACCGGCTCGACGATCGCGGTGTCCAGGACCCGGGCCAGGGCCTCGTTGTGCGCGGACTCGCCGATCAGCACGTGCAGCAGCCGCCCGCCGGGGCCCTCCAGCGTCTCGGCCTTGTCCCGGAGCAGTGCGACCAGGTCGCCTTCGAGGGTGCCGGTGTCCGGCTGTGGGCCGAGGTCGCTCGCCCAGCGCACGGCCGTGCCCACGACCAGGTCCTCCTTGGAGCGCCAGCGGCGGTAGAGAGTCGCGGTGGAGACCCCGGCCCGTTTGGCGACCGCGGCCGTGGTCAGCCCGCCGTACCCGCTCTCCTGGAGGACCTGGACGGTGGCCTCCAACAGGGCCCTGTCGCGCGCCGCGTCCCGCGGGCGGCCACGGGCCGGCGGCCGCCCGGCCGCCGCGGTCTGGATGCTCTCGGTACGTTCGCCCACACCTGGAGTCTATCGACCCGCTATTACGAAACGAAAAGTTTTCGTTTCGTGTAGCCTTGGGGCCATGGCATCGCACACCACCACCCCTGATCTGGACGCCGCCGCCGTCGTCGACCGGCTCCGCACCACCTTCGCCACCCGCCGCACCACCTCCACCGCCTGGCGGCGCAGCCAGCTCACGGCCCTGCGCACCCTGCTCACCGACCACCGCGACGACCTCCTCGCCGCGCTCGCCGCCGACCTCGGCAAGGGACCCGAGGAGGCCTACCGCACCGAGATCGGCTTCACCCTCAACGAGATCGACCACACCCTCGACCGGCTCGACGACTGGCTGGCCCCCCGGCCCGCGCAGCTCCCCGACCGGCTGCTCCCGGCCACCGCCCAGGTCGTCCGCGAACCGCTCGGCGTCGTCCTGGTGATCGCGCCCTGGAACTACCCGCTGCAACTCGCGCTCGCCCCCCTCGTCGGCGCGCTGGCCGCCGGCAACTGCGCCGTCGTCAAGCCCAGCGAACTCGCCCCCGCGACCTCGGCCGCGCTCGCCCGGCTGCTGCCGCGCCACCTGGACGCCGAGGCGGTGGCCGTCGTCGAGGGCGCCGTCCCGGAGACCACCGCGCTGCTGGCCCAGCGCTTCGACCACATCTTCTACACCGGCAACGGCACCGTCGGCCGGATCGTGATGGCCGCCGCCGCCCGGCACCTGACCCCCGTCACGCTGGAGCTGGGAGGCAAGAGCCCGGCCGTCCTCGACCCGGGCACGGACCTGGCCGCCGCCGCCCGGCGGCTGGTCGCCGGCAAGTTCCTCAACGCCGGCCAGACCTGCGTCGCCCCCGACTACGTCCTGGCGATCGGCGACACCGCCAGGGACATCGAGCCCCACCTCGCCAAGGCCGTAACCGAGGCCTACGGAGCGGATCCGGCCACCGCGCCCGAGTACGGACGGATCGTCAACGAGCGCCACTTCGACCGGCTGACCGCGCTCCTCGACAGCGGCCGTACGGTCACCGGCGGCACCCACCACCGCGCCGACCGCTACCTGGCACCCACCGTCCTCGCCGATGTCTCCCCCGACGCCCCTGTGATGCGGGAAGAGATCTTCGGCCCGATCCTGCCCATCGTGGCCGTGCCCGACCTGGACGCGGCGATCGCGTTCATCAACGGCCGCGACAAGCCGCTGGCCCTGTACGCGTTCACCGACTCCGACGAGACCAAGCACAGGCTGCTGACCGAGACCTCCTCCGGCGCACTCACCTTCGGCGTGCCGGTCGCCCACCTCACCGCGCCCGACCTGCCCTTCGGCGGAGTGGGCGAGAGCGGGATGGGGCGCTACCACGGCGAGTACTCACTGGAGACCTTCAGCCACGCCAAGGCGGTGCTCGACAAGCCGCTGGGGTGACCGAGGACGCGGCGACCGATGGCGAGCTCTCGCGGCCGCGGCCACGCCTTGGGGACCGGGATCCGGAACACCCGTCGGCCTGGTGTGTCCGCCCGGGGCGCGATAGGAAGATCGAATGAGTCGCCTTCCCGTCTACGGCCCGGAAGGGCCCATCCGCGCCACGACCGCCTCGGACGCACCCGGGACGTGTCGTCGAAAGCCCATCGCCATGCCTTCACGACCTGGTATGCCTCGGTCCCCGAGCTGGCGCCGGTCGCCGAGACGCTCTACGAGCAGCTGAAGGCCCCCGAGCACTGGGTGCCCTACGCGGACGCCCAGTCCACACTGAGCCGACTGGCAGGCGCCGGCGTGGCCCTGGGCGTGGTCAGCGATGTGGGATGGGATCTGCGTGCCACCTTCGCCCACCACGGCTTGGACGGCTATTTCTCTTCCTGGGTGCATTCCTACGAGCACAACACCGAGAAGCCCGATCCGCTGCTGTTCCGGCACGCGTGCCGCGAACTGGGCGCCGCACCCGCCACGACACTCATGGTGGGCGACCACCCCGCAAAGGACGGCGGCGCGGCCGCCGCGGGACTGCGCTCCTATGTGCTGCCCGCAGGAGCCGCTCCTGGCTCGTATCGCGGGCTGGACGCCGTGCCGTGGCTGGCCGGGCTCATCTCGTCCGTGGACCAGGGCCAGGGCAGAGGCGCGTGAGGAGCAGGCGCCCATGCGCACGTACTGCTCCGCACGGGTGAATGTCGGCGAGTCGGCACCGAAAGCGGCCGCTGACACGGAACCAGTCACAGGGTGAACGTTGGCAGGGATGCTTCGCGGCAGCTGGCGCAGCAGGGATACGAACGGGCCAGGAAATGGCGGGTCCGCAAGAGCGGCTGGTACCTCCCGCTCCTCGCACTCACCTTCCTCGGCGCGCTCGTCCTGCTGTCCCTGGCCGCCACCGCCGTGCTCACTCTGGTGGAGGGCGCGGACGACGGATTCCGGTCGCCCCTCACATGGATCGACGAACAGTGCAAGAAGAGCGACGAGTCCTGTGGCGTCCTCCGGAGCATCTTCATGCCGTTCCTCACCCTTTCCCTGGCCACGATCACCTACCTCTTCTTCCGCTTCACCCACGTGCGCAGGACGTATTTCAAGAAGGCCAGGGAGGCGCCGCACGAGCTGGTGGAGACGGCGGGCGGCGTTTTCGGCAAGGTGGTGGGCCGCGACCAGCTCTGCGAGGTCCTCATGGAGGACCTGCGGAACAACCGGAGCCGCCGTACGCACCTCGTCGTCGGCGGCGTCGGAGCCGGCAAGACGGCCCTGGTCGTGCTGCTGACGGAGCAGCTCGCCCGGCGCAACGCCGTGCCCGTGCCACTGAGGCTGCGCAGCGCCGAAAGCGACCTGGACTTCCGGAAACTGGCGTTCGAACGGTTCTCCCGCGAGGTTCAGGGGCACATCCGCTCCGACGCCGAAGGGGAGAAGGTGTGGCGGCGACTGTGCCAGCAGGGGCGGATCGTCGTCCTCGCGGACGGTCTGGAGGAGGCGCTGACCGGTGAGAACCTGGCGGAGGAGCGCGACACCATCATCAGACTGGCGATCCGCCGGGCCAACGACGAGCGGCTGCCGCTCCTCATCACCTCGCGGCCGCACAACTCGCTGAGGGGCATGGAGGCGTCCCTCACCGATCTGGAGCCGCTGAGCGAGGAGGCCGCCCTCTCCTACATCTCCTCCGGCAGCGCCTGGGAGGACCGCCAGCGCCTGGACTGGATCGTGGAGAAGGCCGGCATCGCGGAGGCGCCCACCTATCTGCAGATCGCCAGCGAACTGCACGAGGAGGGCCTGCTGGAACGCGCCCTCACCGGCCGCTCCCAGGAGGAGCCGGTGGAGACGCGCGGCGGGGACCGGGCGGCGCTGCGCTTCCATCTCCTCGACACCTGGGTCAACGCCCTCATCAGCGGGCGCATCCGCCCCGACGTGCCGCTCAACGAGGACGAGCGGCGGGGGGCGATCCACTACCTGTCCGCGCTGGCGTGCGCCGGACTCGCCGCGGACTCCTCCGAGGTGTGCTTCACCGACCTGGTGGACGAGCAGAACCTCTCGCGGCCCCGCTATCCGGAGATCATCCGGGAACTGGCGAGGAGGGTCGAGGGTAGCCAGTTGGACATCCGTCTCGCCGCGCACTGGGGTATGCGGATGGGACTGCTGGAGCTGGGCGGGGACCGGGTCCGTTTTCAGCACAGCGTGATCCAGGCCCACCTCGGGGCCCGGTTCATGAACGCCGTGATCCATCCCGACATGCCCGCGGAGCCCAGGGACGGGTCCTACTTCCCCGCGGCGCTGGAGAGGCCCGGGCGGGAACTGCTGATGGCCATGGTGCTGTACTCCCGTACACCCGAGGGAGCCTGCGTCCACGAGGAGGCGCACGGCGGCAGGACGCCCTGGTGCCCGCTGTCAGCGGCGCGCGACCTCCTGCTGCATGCGGCCTGCCGGGCGCAGATGGTCGACGACGGGCAGCCGGCATCCCCCGACGGCAGGACCCCTGATGGAAGAACTCCCGACGGAAGGACCCCTGAGGGTAGGACTCCCGGCGGCAGGAACCCTGACGGCAGGACCCCCGATGGAAGGACCTCCGGAGGACGGGCCTCGGACGCGCAGCGCCTCTTCGGCCGCACCCTGCACACGAAGGCGCTGGAGCTGTACGCGGCGGCCCTGGAGATCGACAGCGCCGACGCCGCGCCGCAGCAGCACCTGATCGCCATGCAACTGGCCACCTCCTGGCCGGACCTGCGCGCACGCGATCCGCACACCCTGGGTACGGCCAAGGCGCTGCTGGTGTCACGCTTCGGCGAAGCGATGCGCACAGTCGCCCGCAGGCGCACCCTGCAACCCGCCTACCTGGAACTGTTCGAGATCGCGCGTCTGGAGCCCTCGTACCCCGTCCGCGTCGCCATCGCGCAGGAGATCGGGGCCGGCGGCGACAGCGCCTTCGCGGCGCTCCAGCCACGTCTGCGCGGCCCGCAGACCGTCCAGGACCAGCGGATGGAACGCGAACCGGACTGGGTGGAGGCGCTCTGGGGCGGTCAGCAGCCGGAAGCCGTCGCGGATCAGGAGAGCAGGAGCCGCCGCCAGGCGGAGGGCGAGGTCGCGCGCACCAAACGGGAGTTGCGGGAACGCGAGGAGCAAAGGCGCGTGGAGCGCCGGCGGGAGGGTGAGGAACGCGAGACCGAGGAGCGGGAGTGGCGGGACAACACCCTGTGTGCCTGGCTGGTCCCGCTTCTGGTGGGCTCGGTCACCACCCATCGTCACCAGGACACCCCGTACGAGTTCCTCGAGGGCTGGGTGCGGCGGGTGGGCGCGCCGGAACCGGCCGACGGCCCCGCTCTCGACCTGACCGTGGAAGTGGCGCTGGCCCAGGGTTTCAAGTACGCGGCCAACCGCCGCCACCGCCATCCCCACGCCCGCCCCGAGGCCCGGGAGTACCTGAGCGAGCAGGCCTGGAACATGCTCAAGCGCACCCGGTTCTGGTTCACCCGCCTCACCCTGCTGCACGCGCTGACCCTGTGGGACCTGCCCGACGGCACCACGGTGACGCACCCCGAGCGGGGGAGGGGCTCCGACCCCGCGGAGCAGGTCCGCCAGTGGCTCGACCTCCCCGACGGCGAGCCGCAACACCCCTTCGTCGGTGCGGCCGCCGAACTCTGTGTGTGGGCCATGAAGACCCGGCAGCCGGAACGGTTCCTCTGGATCGACGAATCCGGGGTCGCCGCACAGGTCGGCTCGCAGACGGCCCCGCGGGGCGAAGCCCGCAAGCACCACCTGTGGATCCCGCCCTCCACCGGCTGGAGCACCCTGCACCCGCGCGCCCAGCAACTCCTCGCCGACGTGCTCCTGCTGCTCAACCTCGCCGAGCGCGGAGACTGGCCCAAGGACCGGCTCCGGCGTCTTCAGCGCACCGCCCGGCCGGACCTGCCCCCCTGCCTCACACGGGACCGCAGCCCCCTCGACCCGGGACGCAGCGTCGTCCGTACGGCGGCCTCGCAGGCGGGCTCCAACTGCCGAGACGACTGCTCCTTCGAACTGTGCCCCTACCCGTCCATGGGCTTCGACAGCCACCGGGTCGAGCTGGGCGAGGCCTTCTGCCGGGCGCAGTCCACCCTGCTGTCGCGGTCGCAGTCCCCGTTCCGCCCCCAGACCGGGTGGCAGCAGCGCACGGACGTCGCGGAGCTCAGGAAATTCTGGGAGCGGATGGGACAGCGCGCCCAGAACAACACCAGGCCCAGATGACCTGCGCGGCAAGGACGGCCGCTCTCGCGCCTGGAGGGCCGGTCGTCAGCCGGGGTGGGCGGCCGTCAGTTCCTTCTCCCACGTGAGGAGGTCGTCGAAGTACAAGCGACCTCGGTCCGTCCAGTCGGCGACCGGCTCCAGTGCCTCGATGGTTCCCCTGAGGCGCCGCAGAGCATCGTCGCGCCGCTCGGAGACCTCGGGCGGCGCTGTCGGCTCCCGCGACCAGCGCGTGAGCCCGAACGCCATGCGCGCGAGGACGTGGGCGGCGTGCACGGCTCCTGCGACCGGTCGCGGATCCGGGCGCAGCGGGTGGCTCACCATGGCGTCGCCGTTCGTCACGAACGTCTCGAACTGGTTGCGCAGATAGAGGGCGTGGTGGCCGGTTTCGTGCAGGAGCGCCTCGAAAGCGGCCGGAGTGCTTTCGACGCTGGACGTACCGAGGTAGATGGCTCCGAAGGTCTGCCGAAGCGTGCCCGAACGGAAGGCGCCACCCTGCACGTACACGATGACGCGGATCAGCAGATCCGCTTCCAGTGCGGCCTCCGGCCATACTCTGCGCAGGGTCTCCCGGGCGGCTTCGAGGTGCTCAATTCCCTTCTGCATGCCGGGTGTTCCGAAGTCGGCGTCCCCTGCTCCACTGGTCCGCCGGATGTCTGCCAGCAGTTGCTGTACGCCCCATTGGCACCAGTCGGGACACGGCGACGCACCGAGCACGATGTGGTCGAGGGGAGGCATGACGGCGGAAGTGCCCAGGGTGCGGATGAGGTCGGCGATGCGCTCGACGTCCACGTCCGTGGATGGCCGTGTCGCCTCCCACACCAGGCCGGGGTGCAGACAGGAGGGCTCATGCCCGTCCTCAAGGCATGGCTTGAGATGTCGGAAGACCGCCCTTTGGTGACTTCGGACCAAGCTCATGGTGCCCGTTGGAGTGATCCCGACCCGGATCGCTTCGTCCCGGCCGGTCCCCATCACGCGTCACCTGGCTTCGACTCCACTTTCAGAACCTCGGCCAGCGAGGTCGGTTCCGACCTCGCAAGTTCCTCTTCGCGTGCCTGCAGTCGCCGCAGAATCAGCGCCGATATCATCTCGTCGCCCAGATCATCCAGCGCGCGATTCACATCTTCCCGGACCGATCGCCAGAGTTCTCGCGATGCGCCGCTCACCGCCTCGGCCCTGCCCGGCAGACGGGCCCGCATGGATTCGGTCCGCTCGGCCACCAGATCCAGTACGTCATGCAGGACATCGACCCAGTGGTCCTCCACTCCGTCGGAGAACGTGATGTGAACGGACCCGTCTTCGCCCGTGATTCCCTCGTGGTAGTAGCCGCGCGGGAGGTAGAGGCAGTCGCCGGGGTGGAGGGTTATCTCGTGAGCCAGTGGGGTTTCCGGCTTGTCGCCCGGCTTCGAGCGCCTGATGGGCCATGTCTTGGGCGGTTCGTGAAGTCGCCACGTCTTGGAGCCGGCCAACTGCCGTATGAAGACGCTCGCCATGTCGTAATGGACCGGCGCACCCTGCGCGTGGGGCGGGGTCAGGAAGGCATTGGCGGCGACGGGGCAGCCGACGTCGTCAGCCAGGTCCGCGCAGAATGACGCGACTTCGGGGCAGTAGGTGGACATCGCCTGAAAGACGAGCGTCGCTCCTGCCCGCATCTCGGACACCACGTACTGCGGATCTGCGAGCCCGGACAGCACCCTGCGTTCGTCGGCTCCGCCCTTGGCCTTGGCGGCGTCCCGGACTCCTATGTCCTCGCCCTTGCGCCAAAGCCTGATATAGGGGGCGCGCAGTCCTCGGTCAAAGAGGAGCTGCTGTGCGATCTCCGTCGAGAAGACACGGTCCAGCTTGCCCAGATTCCGGCTGACGTGCGGCTTCCTGTCCCGAAGAGATGCCAGCATGGATGGATCATCAAGAACTTCTTCCAGCGCCATCTGCTACCTCCGAATTCTCGATATCTGACCGTTCATCCTGATGGAAATCGCGTACCCCGGGCACAGTCAGCACCAGGGCTGAGGCGGTGAGTTGCACGACCGCGGCGACGACGAGCACCGTCGTGCGGCCCAGTGCGTCTGCCAGCGGCCCGACGCAAGCGAGGCCGAGCGGCAGCAAGGCGAGGCTGCACAACCAGTCGACCGAGGTCACCCGGCCGAGAAGCGACGCGGGGAACTGGCGTTGCAGTGCGGTCTGCAAAAGGATGTTGAAGGGCATCATCGCGAGTCCCGCGATCATGTA
Coding sequences within it:
- a CDS encoding aldehyde dehydrogenase family protein → MASHTTTPDLDAAAVVDRLRTTFATRRTTSTAWRRSQLTALRTLLTDHRDDLLAALAADLGKGPEEAYRTEIGFTLNEIDHTLDRLDDWLAPRPAQLPDRLLPATAQVVREPLGVVLVIAPWNYPLQLALAPLVGALAAGNCAVVKPSELAPATSAALARLLPRHLDAEAVAVVEGAVPETTALLAQRFDHIFYTGNGTVGRIVMAAAARHLTPVTLELGGKSPAVLDPGTDLAAAARRLVAGKFLNAGQTCVAPDYVLAIGDTARDIEPHLAKAVTEAYGADPATAPEYGRIVNERHFDRLTALLDSGRTVTGGTHHRADRYLAPTVLADVSPDAPVMREEIFGPILPIVAVPDLDAAIAFINGRDKPLALYAFTDSDETKHRLLTETSSGALTFGVPVAHLTAPDLPFGGVGESGMGRYHGEYSLETFSHAKAVLDKPLG
- a CDS encoding HAD family hydrolase encodes the protein MSSKAHRHAFTTWYASVPELAPVAETLYEQLKAPEHWVPYADAQSTLSRLAGAGVALGVVSDVGWDLRATFAHHGLDGYFSSWVHSYEHNTEKPDPLLFRHACRELGAAPATTLMVGDHPAKDGGAAAAGLRSYVLPAGAAPGSYRGLDAVPWLAGLISSVDQGQGRGA
- a CDS encoding ATP-binding protein, with protein sequence MNVGRDASRQLAQQGYERARKWRVRKSGWYLPLLALTFLGALVLLSLAATAVLTLVEGADDGFRSPLTWIDEQCKKSDESCGVLRSIFMPFLTLSLATITYLFFRFTHVRRTYFKKAREAPHELVETAGGVFGKVVGRDQLCEVLMEDLRNNRSRRTHLVVGGVGAGKTALVVLLTEQLARRNAVPVPLRLRSAESDLDFRKLAFERFSREVQGHIRSDAEGEKVWRRLCQQGRIVVLADGLEEALTGENLAEERDTIIRLAIRRANDERLPLLITSRPHNSLRGMEASLTDLEPLSEEAALSYISSGSAWEDRQRLDWIVEKAGIAEAPTYLQIASELHEEGLLERALTGRSQEEPVETRGGDRAALRFHLLDTWVNALISGRIRPDVPLNEDERRGAIHYLSALACAGLAADSSEVCFTDLVDEQNLSRPRYPEIIRELARRVEGSQLDIRLAAHWGMRMGLLELGGDRVRFQHSVIQAHLGARFMNAVIHPDMPAEPRDGSYFPAALERPGRELLMAMVLYSRTPEGACVHEEAHGGRTPWCPLSAARDLLLHAACRAQMVDDGQPASPDGRTPDGRTPDGRTPEGRTPGGRNPDGRTPDGRTSGGRASDAQRLFGRTLHTKALELYAAALEIDSADAAPQQHLIAMQLATSWPDLRARDPHTLGTAKALLVSRFGEAMRTVARRRTLQPAYLELFEIARLEPSYPVRVAIAQEIGAGGDSAFAALQPRLRGPQTVQDQRMEREPDWVEALWGGQQPEAVADQESRSRRQAEGEVARTKRELREREEQRRVERRREGEERETEEREWRDNTLCAWLVPLLVGSVTTHRHQDTPYEFLEGWVRRVGAPEPADGPALDLTVEVALAQGFKYAANRRHRHPHARPEAREYLSEQAWNMLKRTRFWFTRLTLLHALTLWDLPDGTTVTHPERGRGSDPAEQVRQWLDLPDGEPQHPFVGAAAELCVWAMKTRQPERFLWIDESGVAAQVGSQTAPRGEARKHHLWIPPSTGWSTLHPRAQQLLADVLLLLNLAERGDWPKDRLRRLQRTARPDLPPCLTRDRSPLDPGRSVVRTAASQAGSNCRDDCSFELCPYPSMGFDSHRVELGEAFCRAQSTLLSRSQSPFRPQTGWQQRTDVAELRKFWERMGQRAQNNTRPR
- a CDS encoding HEXXH motif-containing putative peptide modification protein, producing MWEATRPSTDVDVERIADLIRTLGTSAVMPPLDHIVLGASPCPDWCQWGVQQLLADIRRTSGAGDADFGTPGMQKGIEHLEAARETLRRVWPEAALEADLLIRVIVYVQGGAFRSGTLRQTFGAIYLGTSSVESTPAAFEALLHETGHHALYLRNQFETFVTNGDAMVSHPLRPDPRPVAGAVHAAHVLARMAFGLTRWSREPTAPPEVSERRDDALRRLRGTIEALEPVADWTDRGRLYFDDLLTWEKELTAAHPG
- a CDS encoding JmjC domain-containing protein translates to MALEEVLDDPSMLASLRDRKPHVSRNLGKLDRVFSTEIAQQLLFDRGLRAPYIRLWRKGEDIGVRDAAKAKGGADERRVLSGLADPQYVVSEMRAGATLVFQAMSTYCPEVASFCADLADDVGCPVAANAFLTPPHAQGAPVHYDMASVFIRQLAGSKTWRLHEPPKTWPIRRSKPGDKPETPLAHEITLHPGDCLYLPRGYYHEGITGEDGSVHITFSDGVEDHWVDVLHDVLDLVAERTESMRARLPGRAEAVSGASRELWRSVREDVNRALDDLGDEMISALILRRLQAREEELARSEPTSLAEVLKVESKPGDA